From a single Oreochromis niloticus isolate F11D_XX linkage group LG3, O_niloticus_UMD_NMBU, whole genome shotgun sequence genomic region:
- the LOC100705001 gene encoding tripartite motif-containing protein 16-like: protein MEQKKIKLDLDAFSCSICLDLLKDPVTIPCGHSYCMNCIKTHFDEEDEKQKIHSCPQCHKTFRPRPALEKSTMLAALVEQLKKTGLQAAPADHCYAGPEDVVCDVCTGRKLKAIKSCLVCPASYCEKHLQPHYDAAPLKKHKLVAPSKKLQENICSRHDEVMKIFCRTDQQSICYLCTMDEHKGHETVPAAAERTEKQKELEVRRLHIQQRIQEREKDVKLLQQEVEAINGSADKAVEDSEKMFTELIRLIQKRSSDVKQQVRSQQETEVSRVKELQEKLEQEIAELKRKDGELEQLSHTEDHNQFLHNYPSLSALSESTHSSSINIRPLRYFEDVTAAVSETRDKLQDILREEWTNISLTVTEVDVLLSPPEPKTRAGFLKYSRQITLDPNTANRHLLLSERNKKATFMKQKQSYSDHPDRFSEWERVLNRESLTGRCYWEVEWRGRGVDVAVAYKNISRAGSSDECAFGGNDKSWSLCCETNSYVLWHNNIHIDISGPRSSRVGVYLDHRAGILSFYSVSETMTLLHRVQTTFTQPLYAGLRLLDHGDTAAFIKLK, encoded by the coding sequence ATGGAACAAAAAAAGATTAAGCTGGACTTGGACGCCTTCTCATGTTCAATCTGCTTGGATTTACTGAAGGATCCGGTGACTAttccctgtggacacagctactgcatgaactgtattaaaacacactttGATGAAGAGGATGAGAAGCAGAaaatccacagctgccctcaatGCCACAAAACCTTCAGACCGAGGCCTGCGCTTGAAAAAAGCACCATGTTAGCAGCTTtagtggagcagctgaagaagactggactccaagctgctccagctgatcactgctatgcaggACCTGAAgatgttgtctgtgatgtctgcactgggaGGAAGCTGAAAGCCATCAAGTCCTGTTTAGTCTGTCCGGcctcttactgtgagaaacacctcCAACCTCACTATGATGCAGctccattaaagaaacacaagctggtggccccctccaagaagctccaggagaacatctgctctcgtcatgatgaggtgatgaagattttctgtcgtactgatcagcagagtatctgttatctctgcacaatggatgaacataaaggccatgaaacagtcccagctgcagcagaaaggactgagaagcagaaggagcTCGAGGTGAGACGACTAcacatccagcagagaatccaggagcgagagaaagatgtgaagctgcttcaacaggaggtggaggccatcaatggctctgctgataaagcagtggaggacagtgagaagatgttcactgagctgatccgtctcatccagaaaagaagctctgatgtgaagcagcaggtcagatcccagcaggaaactgaagtgagtcgagtcaaagagcttcaggagaagctggagcaggagatcgctgagctgaagaggaaagacggcgagctggagcagctctcacacacagaggatcacaaccagtttctacacaactacccctcactgtcagcactcagtgagtctacacactcatccagcatcaatattcGTCCTCTTAGgtactttgaggatgtgacagcagccgtgtcagagaccagagataaactacaggacattctgagagaggaatggacaaacatctcactgacagtcactgaagtggatgttttactgtcaccaccagagccaaagaccagagctggattcttaaaatattcacgtcaaatcacactggatccaaacacagcaaacagacATCTGTTATTATCGGAGAGGAacaaaaaagcaacatttatgaaacaaaaacaatcttattctgatcatccagacagattttcTGAATGGGAGAGGGTCCTGAAtagagagagtctgactggacgttgttactgggaggtggagtggagagggagaggagttGATGTAGCAGTCGCATACAAGAATATCAGCAGAGCAGGGAGCTCAGATGAGTGTGCATTTGGTGGAAATGACAAATCTTGGTCATTATGTTGTGAGACAAACAGCTATGTTCTTTGGCACAACAATATCCACATTGACATCTCAGGTCCTCGgtcctccagagtaggagtgtacctggatcacagagcaggtattctgtctttctacagcgtctctgaaaccatgactctcctccacagagtccagaccacattcactcagccgctctatgctggacttCGGCTTTTAGATCATGGAGACACTGCAGCGTTCATTAAACTGAAATAG
- the LOC112845564 gene encoding tripartite motif-containing protein 16-like yields MLVLLVAERTEKQKELEVRRLNIQQRIQEREKDVKLLQQEVEAINGSADKAVEDSEKMFTELIRLIQKRSSDVKQQVRSQQETEVSRVKELQEKLEQEIAELKRKDGELEQLSHTEDHNQFLHNYPSLSALSESTHSSSINIHPLSYFEDVTAAVSETRDKLQDILREEWTNISLTVTEEDVLLSPQEPKTRAGFLKYSYEITLDPNTAHRELLLSEGNRKVTLMRQKQTYSNHPDRFTDYYQVLSRESLTGRCYWEVEWRGGGVDAAVAYKNISRAGESDECGFGFNDKSWLLSCDRKSCKFLYKKVHTDLSGPRSSRVGVYLDHRAGILSFYSVSETMTLLHRVQTTFTQPLYAGLGLFIDHGDTAEILN; encoded by the exons ATGTTGGTGTTGTTAGTTGCAG aaaggactgagaagcagaaggagcTCGAGGTGAGACGactaaacatccagcagagaatccaggagcgagagaaagatgtgaagctgcttcaacaggaggtggaggccatcaatggctctgctgataaagcagtggaggacagtgagaagatgttcactgagctgatccgtctcatccagaaaagaagctctgatgtgaagcagcaggtcagatcccagcaggaaactgaagtgagtcgagtcaaagagcttcaggagaagctggagcaggagatcgctgagctgaagaggaaagacggcgagctggagcagctctcacacacagaggatcacaaccagtttctacacaactacccctcactgtcagcactcagtgagtctacacactcatccagcatcaatattcatcctctgagctactttgaggatgtgacagcagctgtgtcagagaccagagataaactacaggacattctgagggaggaatggacaaacatctcactgacagtcactgaagaggatgttttactgtcaccacaagagccaaagaccagagctggattcttaaaatattcatatgaaatcacactggatccaaacacagcacacagagAATTGTTATTATCTGAAGGGAACAGAAAAGTGACATTAATGAGACAAAAACAGACTTACTCtaatcatccagacagattcactGATTATTATCAAgtcctgagtagagagagtctgactggacgttgttactgggaggtggagtggcGAGGGGGTGGAGTTGATGCAGCAGTCGCATACAAGAATATTAGCAGAGCAGGAGAGTCAGATGAATGTGGATTTGGATTTAATGACAAGTCTTGGTTATTGAGCTGTGACAGAAAAAGTTGCAAATTTTTGTACAAGAAAGTCCACACTGACCTCTCAGGTCCTCGgtcctccagagtaggagtgtacctggatcacagagcaggtattctgtctttctacagcgtctctgaaaccatgactctcctccacagagtccagaccacattcactcagccgctctatgctggacttGGTCTTTTTATTGATCATGGAGACACTGCAGAGATATTAAACTGA
- the anapc10 gene encoding anaphase-promoting complex subunit 10 isoform X1, which yields MATPSKTPPGADPKQLERTGTVREIGSQAVWSLSSCKPGFGVDQLRDDNLETYWQSDGSQPHLVNIQFRRRTTVKMLCIYADYKSDESYTPSKISVRVGNNFHNLQEIRQLEMVEPSGWIHISLMNPRTNEPISTFMIQIAVLANHQNGRDTHMRQIKVYTPVEESSIGKFPRCTTVDFMMYRTIR from the exons atgGCGACACCGAGCAAGACACCACCTGGAGCTGACCCGAAGCAGCTGGAGCGGACCGGGACGGTTCGGGAGATCGGCTCCCAGGCGGTGTGGTCCCTCTCTTCCTGTAAACCTG GTTTTGGAGTGGATCAGCTGAGGGATGACAACCTGGAGACCTACTGGCAGTCGGATGGGTCGCAGCCTCACCTGGTCAACATACAGTTTAG GAGGAGGACGACAGTGAAGATGTTGTGCATTTATGCTGATTATAAGTCAGACGAGAGCTACACCCCAAGTAAGATCTCGGTGCGAGTTGGCAATAACTTTCACAATCTTCAAGAAATCAGG CAGCTAGAGATGGTGGAGCCCAGTGGATGGATTCACATCTCTCTCATGAATCCG cgCACAAACGAGCCCATCAGCACGTTCATGATCCAGATCGCCGTGCTGGCCAACCACCAGAACGGGAGAGACACGCACATGAGGCAGATCAAAGTTTACACGCCTGTGGAGGAGAGCTCGATCGGCAAGTTCCCACGATGCACCACGGTCGACTTTATGATGTACCGGACCATCAGGTGA
- the anapc10 gene encoding anaphase-promoting complex subunit 10 isoform X2, translated as MATPSKTPPGADPKQLERTGTVREIGSQAVWSLSSCKPGFGVDQLRDDNLETYWQSDGSQPHLVNIQFRRRTTVKMLCIYADYKSDESYTPSKISVRVGNNFHNLQEIRQLEMVEPSGWIHISLMNPFVPQDGAVSQSNECSSRQPLGHGLVLGHGLVLGHES; from the exons atgGCGACACCGAGCAAGACACCACCTGGAGCTGACCCGAAGCAGCTGGAGCGGACCGGGACGGTTCGGGAGATCGGCTCCCAGGCGGTGTGGTCCCTCTCTTCCTGTAAACCTG GTTTTGGAGTGGATCAGCTGAGGGATGACAACCTGGAGACCTACTGGCAGTCGGATGGGTCGCAGCCTCACCTGGTCAACATACAGTTTAG GAGGAGGACGACAGTGAAGATGTTGTGCATTTATGCTGATTATAAGTCAGACGAGAGCTACACCCCAAGTAAGATCTCGGTGCGAGTTGGCAATAACTTTCACAATCTTCAAGAAATCAGG CAGCTAGAGATGGTGGAGCCCAGTGGATGGATTCACATCTCTCTCATGAATCCG TTTGTACCACAAGATggagcagtgagtcagtctAATGAATGTAGCAGTCGCCAACCCCTGGGCCACGGACTGGTACTGGGCCACGGACTGGTACTGGGCCACGAGAGTTGA
- the abce1 gene encoding ATP-binding cassette sub-family E member 1, producing MADKNTRIAIVNHDKCKPKKCRQECKKSCPVVRMGKLCIEVTPQSKIVWISESLCIGCGICIKKCPFGALSIVNLPSNLEKETTHRYCANSFKLHRLPIPRPGEVLGLVGTNGIGKSTALKILAGKQKPNLGKFDNPPDWQEILTYFRGSELQNYFTKILEDDLRAIVKPQYVDQIPKTVKGSVGAILSRKDDTDTQDLVCEQLDLSHLRERNVEDLSGGELQRFACAVVCIQRADIFMFDEPSSYLDVKQRLKAAITIRSLITPDRYIIVVEHDLSVLDYLSDFICCLYGVPSAYGVVTMPFSVREGINIFLDGYVPTENLRFRETSLVFKVAETANEEEVKRLRHYQYPDMSKTMGEFTLDIKGGEFTDSEIMVMLGENGTGKTTFIRMLAGGLRPDGGGEVPILNVSYKPQTISPKFKGSVRALLHEKIRDAYTHPQFITDVMKPMQIESIIDQDVQNLSGGELQRVALTLCLGKPADVYLIDEPSAYLDSEQRLMAARVIKRYILHAKKTAFVVEHDFIMATYLADRVIVFDGIPSKKTSANTPQSLLAGMNRFLSLLEITFRRDPNNFRPRINKLNSIKDTEQKKSGNYFFLDD from the exons ATGGCGGATAAGAACACCAGGATCGCCATCGTCAACCATGACAAATGCAAACCTAAGAAATGCCGTCAGGAGTGCAAAAAGAGCTGCCCGGTCGTCCGTATGG GTAAACTGTGTATTGAGGTGACTCCACAGAGTAAGATAGTGTGGATCTCGGAGTCTCTGTGCATAGGCTGTGGCATCTGCATCAAG AAATGTCCGTTTGGAGCACTGTCGATCGTCAACCTTCCCAGCAACCTGGAGAAGGAAACCACACACAGATACTGCGCCAACTCCTTCAAACTGCACCG GCTGCCTATCCCCCGGCCCGGTGAGGTTTTGGGGCTGGTGGGGACCAACGGTATCGGCAAGTCCACAGCTCTGAAAATCCTGGCCggaaaacagaaaccaaacctGGGGAAGTTCGAT AATCCTCCAGACTGGCAGGAGATCCTGACCTACTTCAGAGGGTCCGAGCTGCAGAACTACTTCACCAAAATCCTGGAGGACGACCTGCGGGCCATCGTGAAGCCGCAGTACGTCGACCAGATCCCAAAGACCGTCAAG GGGTCAGTAGGGGCTATCCTGAGCAGGAAAgatgacacagacacacaggaccTCGTCTGCGAACAGcttg ATCTGAGTCACCTGCGGGAGAGGAACGTGGAGGATCTGTCTGGAGGAGAGCTGCAGAGGTTCGCCTGTGCTGTTGTCTGCATCCAGAGGGCTGACAT TTTCATGTTTGACGAGCCGTCCAGTTACCTGGATGTTAAACAGAGGCTGAAGGCTGCCATCACCATCCGCTCGCTCATCACCCCCGACAG GTACATCATCGTGGTGGAGCACGATCTGAGCGTGCTGGACTACCTGTCGGACTTCATCTGCTGTCTGTACGGAGTCCCGAGCGCCTATGGAGTCGTTACCATGCCCTTCAGTGTCAGAGAGG GTATCAACATCTTCCTGGACGGTTACGTCCCCACGGAGAATCTCAGGTTTCGCGAGACGTCGCTGGTATTCAAGGTGGCCGAGACGGCCAATGAGGAGGAGGTCAAGAGACTCAGGCACTACCAG TATCCGGACATGTCGAAGACGATGGGCGAGTTCACGCTGGACATCAAAGGAGGAGAGTTTACAGACTCTGAGATCATGGTGATGCTGGGAGAGAACG GCACAGGGAAGACAACCTTCATCAGGATGTTGGCCGGTGGGCTCAGACCTGACGGAGGAG GCGAGGTTCCCATTCTGAACGTCAGCTACAAGCCTCAGACCATCAGCCCCAAGTTCAAg GGCAGCGTCCGAGCTCTGCTGCACGAGAAGATCAGAGACGCCTACACGCACCCGCAGTTTATCACCGACGTCATGAAGCCGATGCAGATCGAGAGCATCATCGACCAGGAT GTACAGAACCTGTCCGGAGGTGAGCTGCAGAGAGTCGCCCTCACGCTCTGTTTGGGAAAACCGGCCGACGTGTACCTCATTGATGAGCCCTCCGCCTACCTGGACTCCGAGCAGCGATTGATGGCCGCCAGAGTCATCAAGAG GTACATCCTCCACGCCAAGAAGACAGCATTCGTGGTGGAGCACGACTTCATCATGGCGACCTACCTGGCCGACAGAGTCATCGTGTTTGACGGGATTCCCTCCAAGAAGACTTCGGCCAACAC gccTCAGAGTCTGCTGGCTGGGATGAACCGCTTCCTGTCACTGCTGGAGATCACATTCAGGAGAGATCCAAACAACTTCAGGCCGAGGATCAACAAACTCAACTCCATCAAG